One window of Candidatus Tokpelaia hoelldoblerii genomic DNA carries:
- a CDS encoding Carbohydrate kinase PfkB family (bhsal01740) — MSGFDVLAIGNAIVDIVARTDEDFILVNGIIKGAMNLIDADRAELLYKRMVEATETSGGSAANTAAGIASLGGKVAFMGKVAADHLGQVFANDLRMQGVAYDTRPQTQGAATARSMIFVTPDGERSMNTYLGACKDFGPEDIEADTVAQARVTYFEGYLWDAPRAREAIRLAAGIARKNGNEVAITLSDPFCVDRYRDEFLQLIRTGLVSLVFANEDEAKSLYQTDSFDTAIQALRTDNHHISCVTRSEKGAIIVRREENFAVPALAVDEPVDVTGAGDLFAAGFLYGYTNGLSLLDAAHTGTLAASYVIQQIGPRIPFSLRDIAVKEGLIEAD; from the coding sequence ATGTCCGGATTTGATGTTCTTGCCATTGGCAACGCCATTGTTGATATTGTTGCGCGCACGGATGAGGATTTTATCCTTGTCAACGGCATTATCAAGGGCGCGATGAACCTGATTGATGCTGACCGTGCTGAACTTTTGTACAAGCGTATGGTGGAAGCAACGGAAACCTCGGGCGGCAGCGCTGCCAATACCGCCGCCGGTATTGCCAGTCTTGGCGGCAAGGTGGCCTTTATGGGCAAGGTGGCAGCTGATCATCTGGGCCAGGTTTTCGCCAATGATTTGCGCATGCAGGGGGTGGCTTATGATACCCGCCCGCAAACGCAAGGGGCGGCAACAGCGCGCAGCATGATTTTTGTCACCCCTGATGGTGAGCGCTCGATGAACACCTATCTCGGCGCCTGCAAGGATTTTGGCCCGGAAGATATTGAAGCGGACACGGTGGCGCAGGCCAGGGTGACCTATTTTGAGGGGTATTTGTGGGATGCGCCGCGCGCCAGAGAGGCGATACGCCTTGCAGCCGGTATCGCGCGTAAAAATGGCAATGAAGTGGCGATAACCCTTTCCGATCCGTTTTGTGTTGACCGTTACCGGGATGAATTTCTGCAACTTATCCGCACCGGTCTGGTCAGCCTGGTCTTTGCCAATGAAGATGAAGCCAAGTCACTTTACCAGACCGATTCTTTTGATACGGCGATACAGGCCTTGCGCACAGATAATCACCATATCAGTTGTGTCACCCGTTCGGAGAAGGGCGCAATTATTGTCCGGCGCGAGGAAAATTTTGCTGTTCCCGCTCTTGCGGTTGACGAGCCGGTTGACGTTACCGGTGCGGGTGATCTTTTTGCTGCCGGTTTTCTTTATGGTTATACGAATGGCTTGTCATTGCTGGATGCGGCACATACCGGCACATTGGCGGCGAGCTATGTGATTCAACAGATAGGGCCGCGTATTCCGTTTTCATTACGCGACATTGCTGTTAAGGAAGGGCTGATCGAAGCTGATTGA
- a CDS encoding MSF transporter (bhsal01760), which produces MANPYSEIFRIPGAIAFSTAGFLARFPISMNSFSIITMISSTRSSGFAGLVATTYIIASACISPQVSRLADRYGQSRIALPFSLIAIAAIVVLVAAFHYHASDWILFVAAAFMGCMPSFGAFVRTRWVRLCGGTTRLQSAFALESIIDETIFMIGPVVVVYLATLLFPEAGLVAAALLLLSGSFAFCLQKRTEPAIILLRDKGGASVIFMPAIQILVLSLLAVGGIFGTAEVTALAIAKQQGVPASAGYALSAYAFGSFLAGIFYGGRIIRMELSRQFVFSIAFAALTILPLLFVHNIWQVTIVLFIAGAACSPTIIIAMRLVEGLAPREKMTEGITWASTGISVGVAVGLALAGQLIDHFPQAPQKGFIISVVAGLFALCIILLWRKKLEPRG; this is translated from the coding sequence ATGGCCAATCCTTATTCCGAAATATTCAGGATTCCCGGCGCAATCGCTTTTTCAACAGCGGGGTTTCTGGCACGTTTTCCCATTTCGATGAACAGCTTCAGCATCATCACAATGATTTCGTCCACGCGCAGTTCAGGATTTGCCGGACTGGTGGCGACAACCTATATTATTGCCAGCGCCTGTATCTCGCCGCAGGTTTCGCGCCTTGCCGACCGTTATGGCCAATCGCGGATTGCCCTGCCATTCAGCTTGATTGCTATTGCGGCGATTGTGGTGCTTGTCGCCGCTTTTCATTATCATGCATCCGACTGGATTTTGTTTGTCGCCGCAGCTTTTATGGGCTGCATGCCTTCTTTTGGCGCATTTGTCCGTACCCGCTGGGTCAGATTGTGCGGCGGCACAACACGGCTGCAATCAGCTTTTGCGCTGGAATCGATTATTGACGAAACTATTTTCATGATCGGCCCGGTGGTCGTTGTTTATCTGGCGACCCTGCTGTTTCCGGAAGCCGGGCTTGTTGCCGCGGCACTGTTGTTATTGAGTGGCAGTTTTGCTTTTTGCCTGCAAAAACGGACAGAACCGGCGATTATTCTGCTCAGGGATAAAGGCGGTGCTTCTGTGATCTTTATGCCTGCTATTCAGATTCTGGTGCTGTCCCTGCTGGCTGTCGGCGGTATTTTCGGCACGGCGGAAGTGACCGCTCTGGCGATTGCCAAGCAGCAGGGCGTTCCTGCAAGCGCCGGTTATGCTTTATCGGCTTATGCTTTCGGCTCTTTTCTGGCCGGTATTTTTTATGGCGGGCGGATAATACGGATGGAGCTGTCACGCCAGTTTGTGTTTTCTATTGCGTTTGCTGCACTGACCATCCTGCCTTTGCTGTTTGTGCATAATATCTGGCAGGTGACGATTGTGCTGTTTATCGCCGGTGCGGCCTGTTCGCCGACAATCATCATCGCCATGCGGCTGGTGGAAGGCCTTGCGCCCAGGGAAAAAATGACTGAAGGCATCACCTGGGCGTCTACGGGTATAAGTGTGGGCGTGGCGGTTGGTCTTGCTCTTGCCGGTCAGCTTATTGACCATTTTCCGCAAGCGCCGCAAAAAGGCTTTATCATTTCTGTTGTTGCCGGTCTGTTTGCCCTGTGCATTATTTTGCTCTGGCGCAAAAAGCTTGAGCCACGGGGCTAA